One region of Oxalobacteraceae bacterium OTU3CAMAD1 genomic DNA includes:
- a CDS encoding EAL domain-containing protein, whose translation MTSARTSVIHRLRTRLGALYGLSIYGALLLVVFGGLVIPAIIGSYLLIGVHERQSARVALDESLQRNADILALGMQESLWNMNSESAHSLVESVMRDRSVLQVQVVGQADAQFMHVHSPRKAAGNVYRAEREILVRGEKIGRIMVEMDDARSQQELREKQLSYVFVLAAQLTVSLLLIVLFLNSRLIKPLRKLMRFSDRLSRGDFETRLDLAGSDELGRLAKQLEQMRVAIKRLFEDVGQREERFRTIVTQVPGAVFRFRPDGPIEFVSDAIEDISGYPAAQFMRGTTDAWTNLIAPQDRKRHRRVVSQALGDGLPYEVEYRIVDAAGTERWLSENGQPQPRGAGGNSPWVDGIISDISQRKHNEMRIEGLLAEQSAILDNVMFGVMFVRNRQIVSVNRRCEELFGYEPGAMTGASTAILFPDSFDFEAAGARQYPSLADGDYFNEERNYRRGDGSMFWCMVSGYALDKHRANEGSIWVYADITARKEAEEKLLLSATVIEHIADGVVVLDTRGTIVAINPAFTQITGYAAAEALGHDYTLTRSGRHEQQFYDTMWQEQVDTGFWRGEMWCQRKNGELYLEWLTVSAVRDSRGQTTHYVGVFSDITKAKESQEKLDHLAHHDPLTALPNRLLFHDRLQHALLRAARDGEQLALLFIDLDRFKNVNDTLGHHIGDELLKQVAKALLERLREGDTLARLGGDEFIVLLEDIDSQFGASQVAEKLVQMFDQPFMVAGHELFVTCSVGISLFPEDATDLNMLIRNADVAMYQAKARGRNGYSFYAPSMTGEGVERLRLETFLRRSIEKDEVFLNYQPQVEIDSGRLIGVEALVRWNHPELGLIPPIRFIPLAEDTGFINQLGKWVLEEACRQMVRWQEAGLHVPKIAVNLSAKQFERGSIVNMVADILRETGLEPQRLQLEVTESVIMNTGDAMVFINDLHSIGVGLAIDDFGTGYSSLAYLKQLPVQTLKIDRSFIKDISTDANDEAIAIAIIQLGKSMNLSVIAEGVETEEQAAFLLRHGCHLAQGYFYSKPLAAADMLARWRP comes from the coding sequence ATGACTAGCGCGAGGACAAGCGTGATTCACCGTCTGCGGACCAGGCTGGGGGCGCTGTACGGGCTGTCGATCTACGGCGCCTTGCTGCTGGTCGTGTTCGGCGGCCTGGTGATCCCGGCCATCATCGGCAGTTATCTGCTCATCGGCGTGCACGAGCGGCAATCGGCGCGCGTTGCGCTCGACGAGTCGCTCCAGCGCAACGCCGACATCCTGGCGCTGGGCATGCAGGAATCGCTGTGGAACATGAACTCCGAATCGGCCCATTCACTGGTCGAGTCCGTCATGCGCGACCGCTCGGTGCTGCAGGTGCAGGTGGTCGGCCAGGCCGACGCCCAGTTCATGCACGTGCACTCGCCGCGCAAGGCGGCCGGCAACGTCTACCGCGCCGAGCGCGAAATCCTGGTGCGCGGCGAGAAGATCGGCCGCATCATGGTCGAGATGGACGACGCCCGCAGCCAGCAGGAGCTGCGCGAAAAACAATTGTCCTATGTGTTTGTGCTGGCCGCCCAGCTGACCGTGTCCTTGCTGCTGATCGTGCTGTTCCTCAATTCCCGCCTGATCAAGCCGCTGCGCAAGCTGATGCGCTTTTCCGACCGCCTCTCGCGCGGCGACTTCGAGACCCGGCTCGACCTGGCCGGCAGCGACGAGCTGGGCCGTCTGGCCAAGCAGCTCGAGCAGATGCGCGTGGCCATCAAGCGCCTGTTCGAGGACGTCGGCCAGCGCGAGGAGCGCTTCCGCACCATCGTCACCCAGGTGCCGGGCGCGGTGTTCCGCTTCCGCCCGGACGGGCCGATCGAATTCGTCTCGGACGCCATCGAGGACATCTCCGGGTACCCGGCCGCGCAGTTCATGCGCGGCACCACCGACGCCTGGACCAACCTGATCGCGCCGCAGGACCGCAAGCGCCACCGCCGCGTCGTCTCGCAGGCGCTCGGCGACGGCCTGCCGTACGAGGTCGAATACCGCATCGTCGACGCCGCCGGCACCGAGCGCTGGCTGTCCGAGAACGGCCAGCCGCAGCCGCGCGGCGCCGGCGGCAACTCGCCGTGGGTCGATGGCATCATCTCCGACATCAGCCAGCGCAAGCACAACGAGATGCGCATCGAGGGCCTGCTGGCCGAGCAGAGCGCCATCCTCGACAACGTCATGTTCGGCGTCATGTTCGTGCGCAACCGGCAAATCGTCTCCGTCAACCGCCGCTGCGAGGAGCTGTTCGGCTACGAGCCGGGCGCGATGACGGGCGCCTCGACGGCCATCCTGTTCCCCGATTCGTTCGACTTCGAGGCGGCCGGCGCGCGCCAGTACCCGTCCCTGGCCGACGGCGATTACTTCAACGAGGAGCGCAACTACCGGCGCGGCGACGGCAGCATGTTCTGGTGCATGGTCAGCGGCTACGCGCTCGACAAGCACCGCGCCAACGAGGGCAGCATCTGGGTCTACGCCGACATTACCGCGCGCAAGGAGGCCGAGGAAAAGCTGCTGCTGTCGGCCACCGTCATCGAGCACATCGCCGACGGCGTGGTGGTGCTCGACACGCGCGGCACCATCGTCGCCATCAACCCGGCCTTCACGCAGATCACCGGCTACGCCGCAGCCGAGGCGCTGGGCCACGACTACACGTTGACGCGCTCGGGCCGCCACGAGCAGCAGTTCTACGACACGATGTGGCAGGAGCAGGTCGACACCGGTTTTTGGCGCGGCGAGATGTGGTGCCAGCGCAAGAACGGCGAGCTGTACCTGGAATGGCTGACGGTCAGCGCAGTGCGCGACAGCCGCGGCCAGACCACCCATTATGTGGGCGTGTTCAGCGACATCACCAAGGCCAAGGAGTCGCAGGAAAAGCTCGACCACCTCGCCCACCACGACCCGTTGACGGCGCTGCCGAACCGGCTGCTGTTCCACGACCGCCTGCAGCACGCGCTGCTGCGGGCGGCGCGCGACGGCGAGCAGCTGGCGCTGCTGTTCATCGACCTGGACCGGTTTAAAAACGTCAACGACACGCTGGGCCACCACATCGGCGACGAGCTGCTCAAGCAGGTCGCCAAGGCGCTGCTCGAGCGCCTGCGCGAGGGCGACACCTTGGCGCGCCTGGGCGGCGACGAATTCATCGTGCTGCTCGAGGACATCGACAGCCAGTTCGGCGCCAGCCAGGTGGCCGAGAAGCTGGTGCAGATGTTCGACCAGCCGTTCATGGTGGCCGGCCACGAATTGTTCGTCACCTGCAGCGTGGGCATCAGCCTGTTCCCGGAGGACGCCACCGACCTCAATATGCTGATCCGCAACGCCGACGTGGCGATGTACCAGGCCAAGGCGCGCGGGCGCAACGGCTACAGCTTCTACGCGCCGTCGATGACGGGCGAGGGCGTCGAGCGCCTGCGCCTGGAGACCTTCCTGCGCCGCTCGATCGAGAAGGACGAGGTCTTCCTGAACTACCAGCCGCAGGTGGAGATCGACAGCGGGCGCCTGATCGGGGTCGAGGCGCTGGTGCGCTGGAACCATCCGGAGCTGGGCCTGATTCCGCCGATCCGCTTCATCCCGTTGGCCGAGGACACGGGCTTCATCAACCAGCTGGGCAAGTGGGTGCTGGAGGAGGCCTGCCGCCAGATGGTGCGCTGGCAGGAGGCCGGCCTGCACGTGCCCAAGATCGCCGTCAACCTGTCGGCCAAGCAGTTCGAGCGCGGCAGCATCGTCAACATGGTGGCCGACATCCTGCGCGAGACGGGCCTCGAGCCCCAGCGCCTGCAGCTGGAGGTGACCGAATCGGTGATCATGAACACCGGCGACGCCATGGTCTTCATCAACGACCTGCACTCGATCGGCGTCGGCCTGGCGATCGACGATTTCGGCACCGGCTATTCGTCGCTGGCGTATCTGAAGCAGCTGCCGGTGCAGACGCTCAAGATCGACCGCTCCTTCATCAAGGACATCTCGACCGACGCCAACGACGAGGCCATCGCCATCGCCATCATCCAGCTGGGCAAGAGCATGAACCTGTCGGTCATCGCCGAGGGCGTGGAGACCGAGGAGCAGGCCGCGTTCCTGCTGCGCCACGGCTGCCACCTGGCCCAGGGCTACTTCTACAGCAAGCCGCTGGCCGCCGCCGACATGCTGGCGCGCTGGCGTCCATAA
- a CDS encoding transglycosylase SLT domain-containing protein: MHPRIPKRAALVTTLAATFALLAPTASHAYDEAASLALSMPLPPAPAPVTLTALPKSPALDLSSLKINKPAKMADDDAFREKDVWGRIRSGYAIPDINNDLVAKHTKWYTARPDHMAITTGRASRYLFHVVTELEKRGMPTELALLPFIESAFNPEALSHANAAGMWQFVPGTGRDFNLKQDAFKDDRRGILASTDAALTYLQRLYDMFGDWQLALAAYNWGEGSVQRAIAKNQAAGKPTDFQSLSALMPTETREYVPKLQAVKNIIGNPTQFGVTLPPVDNTPYFTAVDKTSDIDLTIAAQLAELSVAEFKALNPQFKRPVITGDEQTKILLPKENAAKFQLNLAQWGKDLSTWTTHKITSARESIGALASRFHTTPEVIRQANNIPQRSMLKAGSTILVPKVSTSAYLDIAPEVADNATMAFEAERAVGKVAKSGYKRAGATKATKGGPVSLVKARVPRDAAKGKSARKTSN; this comes from the coding sequence ATGCACCCTCGAATTCCTAAACGCGCCGCGCTGGTGACCACGCTGGCAGCTACCTTCGCGCTGCTGGCACCGACCGCCAGCCACGCCTACGACGAGGCGGCCAGTCTGGCCTTGTCCATGCCCCTGCCGCCCGCGCCCGCACCGGTGACGCTCACCGCCCTGCCGAAGTCCCCCGCCCTCGACCTGTCCTCCCTGAAAATCAACAAGCCGGCCAAAATGGCCGACGACGACGCTTTCCGCGAGAAGGACGTGTGGGGCCGCATTCGCAGCGGCTACGCGATTCCTGATATCAACAACGACCTGGTGGCCAAGCACACCAAGTGGTACACGGCCCGTCCCGACCACATGGCCATCACCACCGGGCGCGCCTCGCGCTACCTGTTCCACGTCGTCACCGAGCTGGAAAAGCGCGGCATGCCCACCGAGCTGGCGCTGCTGCCGTTCATCGAGTCGGCCTTCAACCCGGAGGCGCTGTCGCACGCCAACGCCGCCGGCATGTGGCAGTTCGTGCCCGGCACCGGCCGCGACTTCAACCTCAAGCAGGACGCCTTCAAGGACGACCGCCGCGGCATCCTGGCCTCGACCGACGCCGCCCTGACCTACCTGCAGCGCCTGTATGACATGTTCGGCGACTGGCAGCTGGCCCTGGCCGCCTACAACTGGGGCGAAGGCTCGGTGCAGCGCGCCATCGCCAAGAACCAGGCCGCCGGCAAGCCGACCGACTTCCAGAGCCTGTCGGCGCTGATGCCGACCGAGACGCGCGAATACGTGCCGAAATTGCAAGCCGTCAAAAACATCATCGGCAACCCGACCCAGTTCGGCGTGACCTTGCCGCCGGTCGACAACACGCCCTATTTCACCGCCGTCGACAAGACCAGCGACATCGATTTGACCATCGCCGCCCAGTTGGCGGAGTTGTCGGTGGCCGAGTTCAAGGCGCTCAACCCCCAGTTCAAGCGCCCCGTCATCACCGGCGACGAGCAGACCAAGATCCTGTTGCCCAAGGAAAACGCCGCCAAGTTCCAGCTGAACCTGGCGCAATGGGGCAAGGATTTGTCGACCTGGACCACGCACAAGATCACCAGCGCGCGCGAGAGCATCGGCGCGCTGGCGTCGCGCTTCCACACCACGCCGGAAGTGATCCGCCAGGCCAACAACATCCCGCAGCGCTCCATGCTCAAGGCCGGCTCGACCATCCTGGTGCCCAAGGTATCGACCTCGGCCTACCTGGACATCGCGCCCGAGGTGGCCGACAACGCCACGATGGCGTTCGAGGCCGAGCGCGCCGTCGGCAAGGTCGCCAAGTCGGGCTACAAGCGCGCCGGCGCCACCAAGGCCACCAAGGGCGGTCCTGTCTCGCTGGTCAAGGCGCGCGTACCGCGCGACGCGGCCAAGGGCAAATCGGCCCGTAAAACCAGCAATTGA
- a CDS encoding DUF1415 domain-containing protein produces MSTSATDHDVVVAKTVDWLEKAVIGLNLCPFAKAVHVKGQIRYVVSDADTPEALLEKLMEELEYLAEADPEKVDTTLLIHPNVLADFEDYNEFLDVADAALEDLQLDGELQVASFHPDYQFADTHKNDIENYTNRSPYPTLHLLREDSVERAVEAFPEASDIFEKNIATLRALGHDAWDKLLQVKG; encoded by the coding sequence ATGAGTACTAGCGCCACCGATCACGACGTCGTCGTCGCAAAAACCGTCGACTGGCTGGAAAAGGCCGTCATCGGCCTGAACCTGTGTCCGTTCGCCAAGGCTGTCCACGTCAAGGGGCAGATCCGTTACGTGGTGTCGGACGCCGACACGCCGGAGGCATTGCTGGAAAAGCTGATGGAAGAGCTGGAATACCTGGCCGAAGCCGACCCGGAAAAAGTCGATACGACCTTGCTGATCCACCCGAACGTGCTGGCCGACTTCGAGGACTACAACGAGTTCCTCGACGTGGCCGACGCCGCGCTCGAGGACTTGCAGCTTGACGGCGAGTTACAGGTGGCCAGCTTCCACCCCGACTACCAGTTCGCCGACACGCACAAGAACGACATCGAGAACTACACCAACCGTTCGCCGTACCCGACCTTGCACCTGCTGCGCGAGGACAGCGTCGAGCGCGCCGTGGAGGCGTTCCCGGAGGCATCGGACATTTTCGAGAAGAACATCGCCACCTTGCGCGCGCTCGGGCACGACGCCTGGGACAAGTTGCTGCAGGTGAAGGGATGA
- a CDS encoding DEAD/DEAH box helicase — protein sequence MTFEALGLNTSIIKALTDAGYTAPTPVQQQAIPAAIAGKDLLVSSQTGSGKTAAFMLPSLHRLSEIDPAAAGKTPNQEMQAARARGERPRFKAAQPKMLVLTPTRELALQVTSNTDKYSVNLRRLKAVSILGGMPYPKQMQLLAKNPEILVATPGRLIDHMESGKIDFSQLEILVLDEADRMLDMGFIDDIEKIVDATPSTRQTMLFSATLDGVVGNMARRITKDPQVIQVLSAANKHENITQRVHFVDDLSHKNRLLDHLLRDDSLDQAVVFTATKRDADTIADRLNIAGFSAAALHGDMHQGARNRTLDSLRRGQVKILIATDVAARGIDVPTITHVFNYDLPKFPEDYVHRIGRTGRAGRNGLAISLVNHAEGMNVKRIERFTKQLIPVNVIEGYEPKKTASAARSTSRPGGWKPGDNRTGAKPGQRTFSKPSAPRKEGSTGGGYKGSNPRSTDGARRSYGDR from the coding sequence ATGACATTTGAAGCACTAGGTCTCAACACGTCCATCATCAAAGCCCTGACCGACGCCGGCTACACCGCGCCGACCCCGGTTCAGCAGCAGGCCATCCCTGCCGCCATCGCAGGCAAGGACTTGTTGGTTTCCTCGCAAACCGGTTCCGGCAAGACCGCCGCATTTATGCTGCCGTCGCTGCACCGTTTGTCCGAGATCGACCCGGCCGCCGCCGGCAAGACGCCGAACCAGGAAATGCAGGCCGCCCGCGCCCGTGGCGAGCGCCCGCGTTTCAAAGCCGCACAGCCAAAAATGCTGGTGTTGACCCCGACCCGCGAACTGGCCCTGCAAGTGACCTCCAATACCGACAAATACAGTGTCAACCTGCGCCGTTTGAAGGCCGTGTCGATCCTGGGCGGTATGCCTTACCCGAAACAGATGCAACTGCTGGCCAAGAATCCTGAGATCCTGGTCGCCACCCCGGGTCGTTTGATCGACCACATGGAATCGGGCAAGATCGACTTCTCGCAACTGGAAATCCTGGTGCTGGACGAAGCCGACCGTATGCTGGACATGGGTTTCATCGACGACATCGAAAAAATCGTCGACGCCACCCCGTCGACCCGTCAAACCATGCTGTTCTCGGCCACGCTCGACGGCGTCGTCGGCAACATGGCGCGCCGCATCACCAAGGATCCGCAAGTGATCCAGGTGCTGAGCGCCGCCAACAAGCATGAGAACATCACCCAGCGCGTGCACTTCGTCGACGACCTGTCGCACAAGAACCGCCTGCTGGACCACCTGCTGCGCGACGACTCGCTCGACCAGGCCGTGGTGTTCACCGCCACCAAGCGTGACGCCGACACCATCGCCGACCGCCTGAACATCGCCGGTTTCTCGGCCGCCGCGCTGCATGGCGACATGCACCAGGGCGCCCGCAACCGCACCTTGGACAGCCTGCGCCGCGGCCAGGTCAAGATCCTGATCGCCACCGACGTCGCCGCCCGCGGCATCGACGTGCCGACGATCACGCACGTGTTCAACTACGACCTGCCGAAGTTCCCTGAGGACTACGTCCACCGCATCGGCCGCACCGGCCGCGCCGGCCGCAACGGTCTGGCGATCTCGCTGGTGAACCACGCCGAAGGCATGAACGTCAAGCGCATCGAGCGTTTCACGAAACAGCTGATCCCGGTCAACGTCATCGAAGGCTACGAGCCGAAGAAGACCGCCTCGGCGGCCCGTTCGACCTCGCGTCCAGGCGGCTGGAAGCCGGGCGACAACCGCACCGGCGCCAAGCCGGGCCAGCGCACGTTCAGCAAGCCTAGCGCTCCGCGCAAGGAAGGCAGCACCGGCGGCGGCTACAAGGGTAGCAATCCGCGCAGCACCGACGGCGCCCGCCGCAGCTACGGCGACCGTTAA
- a CDS encoding methyl-accepting chemotaxis protein, with translation MLDQVNVRTRFLILIGCFVAGFALYGAWSFKALNEIQVNGPIYQRIVQSKDLIADILPPPEYIIESYLVCLQMANLGQADGGAAADAREALAKRLRALKADYDTRHAYWRGQDLPGQMGPLMLEQAHAPALAFYATAFDTFVPALSGGDRDGAAAALKRLGALYETHRKVIDQVVQLATAQSALDEAAARERIAAAQWQCALILAAALAASVAAANLIMRGLRRQLGGEPALAAGIARRIAAGDLAVDVQLAAGDRASLLHAMRDMRDQLGSIVTQVRTGTDAVASASGQIAAGNEDLSSRTAQQTSSLEATAEAIGALNGAVQRNADNARRANALALSASDVAAQGGAVVTQVVDTMGAINRASRRIADIIGVIDGIAFQTNILALNAAVEAARAGEQGRGFAVVAGEVRNLAQRSAAAAREIKGLIEESVEQVDTGAALVDRAGATMTEIVASVARVTEIMGQIDAASLEQTDGIARIGAAVGGMDQATQQNAALVEQAGAAAALLHEQASHLARVVGVFSLAPSLAHGRGFAAAHTKTAN, from the coding sequence ATGCTCGACCAGGTAAACGTCAGGACGCGTTTTCTTATCCTCATCGGCTGCTTCGTGGCCGGCTTCGCCCTCTACGGCGCGTGGTCGTTCAAGGCCCTCAACGAAATCCAGGTCAACGGCCCGATCTACCAGCGCATCGTGCAGAGCAAGGATTTGATCGCCGATATCCTGCCGCCGCCCGAATACATCATCGAGTCCTACCTGGTGTGCCTGCAGATGGCCAACCTCGGCCAGGCGGATGGCGGCGCCGCCGCCGATGCGCGCGAGGCGCTGGCCAAGCGCCTGCGCGCCCTCAAGGCCGACTACGACACCCGCCACGCCTACTGGCGCGGCCAGGACCTGCCCGGGCAGATGGGGCCGCTGATGCTGGAGCAGGCCCACGCGCCCGCGCTGGCCTTCTACGCCACCGCCTTCGACACGTTCGTCCCGGCGCTGTCCGGGGGCGACCGGGACGGCGCGGCGGCCGCGCTCAAGCGCCTGGGCGCCCTGTACGAGACGCACCGCAAGGTCATCGACCAGGTGGTCCAGCTGGCCACCGCCCAATCGGCGCTCGACGAGGCGGCCGCGCGCGAACGCATTGCCGCCGCGCAGTGGCAGTGCGCGCTGATCCTGGCCGCCGCGCTGGCCGCCAGCGTGGCGGCGGCCAACCTGATCATGCGCGGGCTGCGCCGCCAGCTCGGCGGCGAGCCGGCGCTGGCGGCCGGCATCGCCCGCCGCATCGCCGCCGGCGACCTGGCCGTCGACGTCCAGCTGGCCGCCGGCGACCGCGCCAGCCTGCTGCACGCGATGCGCGACATGCGCGACCAGCTCGGCAGCATCGTCACCCAGGTGCGCACCGGCACCGACGCGGTGGCCTCGGCGTCGGGGCAAATCGCCGCCGGCAACGAGGACCTGTCGTCGCGCACGGCGCAGCAGACCAGCTCGCTCGAGGCAACCGCCGAGGCCATCGGCGCGCTCAACGGCGCCGTGCAGCGCAACGCCGACAACGCCCGGCGCGCCAACGCGCTGGCGCTGTCGGCCTCCGACGTGGCGGCCCAGGGCGGCGCCGTCGTCACCCAGGTGGTCGATACGATGGGCGCGATCAACCGCGCCTCGCGGCGCATCGCCGACATCATCGGCGTGATCGACGGCATCGCCTTCCAGACCAACATCCTGGCCCTGAACGCGGCGGTGGAGGCGGCGCGCGCCGGCGAACAGGGGCGCGGCTTCGCCGTCGTCGCCGGCGAGGTGCGCAACCTGGCCCAGCGCAGCGCGGCGGCCGCGCGCGAAATCAAGGGGCTGATCGAGGAATCGGTCGAGCAGGTCGACACCGGCGCCGCGCTGGTGGACCGGGCCGGCGCGACGATGACCGAGATCGTCGCCAGCGTGGCGCGGGTGACCGAAATCATGGGCCAGATCGACGCGGCCAGCCTCGAGCAGACCGACGGCATCGCCCGCATCGGCGCGGCCGTCGGCGGCATGGACCAGGCCACCCAGCAGAACGCCGCGCTGGTCGAACAGGCGGGCGCGGCCGCCGCCCTGCTGCACGAGCAGGCCAGCCACCTGGCGCGCGTGGTCGGCGTGTTTTCGCTGGCGCCGTCGCTGGCGCACGGCAGGGGTTTTGCTGCGGCGCACACTAAAACCGCCAATTAA
- a CDS encoding DUF1993 domain-containing protein, producing the protein MTTFSMYSASIPVFKQILNSLLAILDKAEAHATEKKIEPAALLQFRLFPDMLPFTRQIQIACDFAKGAAARLGGLDVPSYEDTEVSFADLKARIVKTLAYIDSVPQTSIEGSEDRAITTGSGEKTKHFTGQTYLFHYALPHFFFHATTAYDILRHNGLDIGKKNFIGTY; encoded by the coding sequence ATGACCACTTTTTCCATGTATTCCGCCTCGATTCCCGTGTTCAAGCAGATCCTGAACAGCCTGCTGGCCATCCTGGACAAGGCCGAGGCCCACGCCACCGAGAAAAAGATCGAGCCGGCCGCGCTGCTGCAGTTCCGCCTGTTCCCCGACATGCTGCCGTTCACGCGCCAGATCCAGATCGCCTGCGACTTCGCCAAGGGCGCGGCCGCGCGCCTGGGCGGCCTGGACGTGCCGTCGTACGAGGACACCGAAGTGAGCTTCGCCGACCTGAAGGCGCGCATCGTCAAGACTCTGGCGTATATCGATAGCGTGCCGCAGACCTCGATCGAGGGCAGCGAGGACCGCGCCATCACCACCGGCAGCGGCGAGAAGACCAAGCATTTCACCGGCCAGACGTATTTGTTCCACTACGCGCTGCCGCACTTCTTCTTCCACGCCACCACCGCCTACGACATCCTGCGCCATAACGGCCTGGACATCGGCAAGAAGAACTTCATCGGCACGTATTGA
- a CDS encoding DUF1289 domain-containing protein: MSEGQGDPPVRPDTPCVAVCSTTFDEICRGCGRSVVEVAHWVSMSAEQKELVWQRILAQGYPRRNK; the protein is encoded by the coding sequence ATGAGCGAGGGCCAGGGCGACCCGCCGGTGCGGCCGGACACGCCGTGCGTGGCCGTGTGTTCGACCACGTTCGACGAGATCTGCCGCGGCTGCGGGCGCAGCGTGGTGGAGGTGGCGCACTGGGTATCGATGAGCGCCGAGCAGAAGGAACTCGTCTGGCAGCGCATCCTGGCGCAGGGCTACCCGCGCCGCAACAAATAA
- the fabI gene encoding enoyl-ACP reductase FabI, which produces MAFLQGKKILITGLLSNRSIAYGIAKACHREGAELAFTYVGERFKDRITEFAAEFDSTLVFDCDVSSDEQIAAVFADLGKSWSQLDGLVHAIGFAPREAIAGDFLDGLTRENFRIAHDISAYSFPAMAKAALPLLKEGSSLLTLSYLGAVRAIPYYNTMGLAKASLEASVRYLAENLGKLGIRANGISAGPIKTLAASGIKDFGKLLGFASSHAPLRRNVTIEEVGNTAAFMLSDLASGITGEITYVDGGFSHVMGLNAEDYL; this is translated from the coding sequence ATGGCGTTCTTGCAAGGCAAAAAAATCCTCATCACCGGTTTGCTGTCGAACCGTTCCATCGCCTACGGCATCGCCAAGGCTTGCCACCGCGAAGGCGCTGAACTGGCGTTCACCTACGTCGGCGAACGTTTTAAAGACCGCATCACCGAGTTCGCCGCCGAATTCGACAGCACCCTGGTGTTCGACTGCGACGTCTCGAGCGACGAGCAGATCGCCGCCGTGTTCGCCGACCTGGGCAAGAGCTGGTCGCAGCTCGACGGCCTGGTGCACGCGATCGGCTTCGCCCCGCGCGAAGCGATCGCCGGCGATTTCCTCGACGGCCTGACGCGCGAGAACTTCCGCATCGCCCACGACATCTCGGCCTACAGCTTCCCGGCCATGGCCAAGGCGGCGCTGCCGCTGTTGAAGGAAGGCTCGTCCTTGCTGACCTTGTCGTACCTGGGCGCCGTGCGCGCCATTCCTTACTACAACACCATGGGCCTGGCCAAAGCTTCGCTGGAAGCGTCGGTGCGCTACCTGGCCGAGAACCTGGGCAAGCTGGGCATCCGCGCCAACGGCATCTCGGCCGGCCCGATCAAGACCTTGGCCGCGTCCGGCATCAAGGACTTCGGCAAGCTGCTCGGCTTCGCGTCGTCGCACGCGCCGCTGCGCCGCAACGTCACCATCGAGGAAGTGGGCAACACGGCCGCCTTCATGCTGTCGGACCTGGCCTCGGGCATCACCGGCGAGATCACCTACGTCGACGGCGGCTTCTCGCACGTGATGGGCCTGAACGCGGAAGACTACCTGTAA